The Streptomyces sp. HUAS CB01 genome has a segment encoding these proteins:
- a CDS encoding sulfite exporter TauE/SafE family protein, protein MQWELAVAGLAVGMLIAVLTAPVGVSGAVFLLPVQLSVFAVPNPAVTPTNLLYNVVAGPGALLRYRRAGALRGPLVRLLVLGTLPGVVIGAVVRVFVLPGPHVFRLLVAVLMLPLGLWLVVRTLRPASPRTGRGGLSPRTVAGLALTVGIVGGVYGIGGGSILGPVLVGRGVPVTDVAPAALASTFATSVVGASTYALLSLTQTGSIAPDWFLGLACGLGGLVGGYMGARLQPRLPETFLRLLLGTLATALGALYAVDALG, encoded by the coding sequence ATGCAGTGGGAACTGGCAGTGGCCGGTCTCGCCGTCGGCATGCTGATCGCCGTGCTGACCGCCCCGGTGGGCGTGTCCGGCGCGGTCTTCCTGCTGCCGGTGCAACTGAGTGTGTTCGCGGTGCCCAACCCGGCCGTCACACCGACGAATCTGCTCTACAACGTGGTCGCCGGGCCCGGCGCCCTGCTCCGCTACCGGCGAGCCGGCGCGCTGCGGGGCCCGCTCGTGCGTCTGCTGGTGCTGGGCACCCTGCCGGGCGTGGTCATCGGCGCGGTCGTCCGCGTCTTCGTCCTCCCCGGCCCCCATGTCTTCCGACTGCTGGTGGCCGTCCTCATGCTGCCCCTGGGCCTCTGGCTGGTCGTGCGCACCCTCCGCCCCGCCTCTCCCCGCACGGGGCGCGGCGGGCTCTCGCCCCGTACGGTGGCAGGTCTGGCGCTCACCGTCGGGATCGTGGGCGGGGTCTACGGCATCGGCGGCGGCTCGATCCTCGGGCCGGTCCTCGTCGGCCGAGGCGTCCCCGTCACCGACGTGGCTCCCGCGGCGCTCGCCTCCACCTTCGCCACCTCCGTGGTCGGCGCCTCCACGTACGCCCTGCTGTCCCTGACCCAGACCGGCAGCATCGCCCCCGACTGGTTCCTCGGCCTCGCATGCGGCCTCGGCGGGCTCGTCGGCGGGTACATGGGCGCCCGCCTCCAGCCACGGCTGCCCGAGACCTTCCTCCGCCTGCTCCTCGGCACGCTCGCCACCGCGCTGGGCGCTCTCTACGCGGTCGACGCACTGGGCTGA
- a CDS encoding VOC family protein — translation MDMKLEVVVIPVADVDRAKTFYQALGWREDADFPTDDGFRVVQMTPPGSPCSVIFGTGVSDSAPGSAQGLHLVVSDIEAARAELVERGVDAVEVFHDAAGVFHRAGTANRVPGPDPERRSYSSFASFSDPDGNGWIVQEVTERLPGR, via the coding sequence ATGGACATGAAGCTCGAGGTCGTGGTGATCCCCGTCGCCGACGTGGACCGGGCCAAAACCTTCTACCAGGCGCTGGGTTGGCGCGAGGACGCGGACTTCCCCACCGATGACGGCTTCCGCGTGGTGCAGATGACGCCGCCCGGATCCCCCTGCTCGGTGATCTTCGGTACCGGAGTCAGCGACTCCGCACCCGGTTCGGCGCAGGGGCTGCACCTGGTCGTGTCGGACATCGAGGCGGCCCGCGCCGAGCTCGTCGAACGGGGAGTGGACGCCGTCGAGGTCTTCCACGACGCCGCAGGCGTGTTCCACCGCGCCGGCACCGCCAACCGGGTCCCGGGCCCCGACCCCGAACGCCGCAGTTACTCGTCCTTCGCCTCCTTCAGCGATCCCGACGGCAACGGTTGGATCGTGCAGGAGGTCACCGAACGCCTTCCCGGCCGCTGA
- a CDS encoding ABC transporter substrate-binding protein: MTAPRVRTAAATGLLTLVLLGGCAETPKSTPVKPSVATSAQEAGGMDKLIAAAKKEGALNAIALPRDWANYGGLIDGFERRYGIRVTVHDPQASSQDEIDAIRQSGRRADAPDVVDVGDTFARTAARQGLLAPYRVAAYDSIPDNQKDREGRWSNNYGGYVSIGCDANRVKPCPRTFADLLDPRYKGMVSLDGDPTRSNTAFAGVYAAALANGGSFDDIRPGLDFFAELDDRGNFNPVESTSAAVETGRTPISIDWDYVNLDYAERFRDKGLDWQVAIPFDGSFAQYYALAVNRDAPHPAAARLWQEYLFSAAGQNLRLKGYARPVLMEAMREDGTLDEAAAAMLPTVEGEPQFPTDAQLQKARVTVDRGWAKAVGG; the protein is encoded by the coding sequence GTGACCGCACCCCGTGTCCGAACGGCGGCCGCCACAGGCCTCCTCACCCTCGTGCTGCTCGGCGGCTGCGCCGAGACGCCGAAGAGCACGCCGGTGAAGCCGTCGGTCGCCACCTCGGCGCAGGAGGCGGGAGGCATGGACAAACTGATCGCCGCGGCGAAGAAGGAAGGCGCGCTGAACGCGATCGCGCTTCCGCGTGACTGGGCCAACTACGGCGGTCTGATCGACGGCTTCGAGAGGAGGTACGGGATCAGGGTGACGGTGCACGATCCCCAGGCGTCCAGCCAGGACGAGATCGACGCCATCAGGCAGAGCGGCAGACGCGCGGACGCCCCCGACGTCGTCGACGTGGGGGACACGTTCGCCCGGACCGCGGCCCGGCAGGGCCTGCTCGCGCCGTACCGGGTCGCCGCGTACGACTCGATCCCCGACAACCAGAAGGACCGCGAGGGCCGCTGGTCCAACAACTACGGCGGCTACGTATCGATCGGCTGCGACGCCAACCGCGTCAAGCCCTGCCCCCGGACCTTCGCCGATCTGCTGGACCCCCGGTACAAGGGGATGGTCTCCCTCGACGGCGACCCCACCCGTTCCAACACGGCCTTCGCCGGGGTCTACGCGGCCGCGCTCGCGAACGGGGGGTCGTTCGACGACATCCGGCCCGGTCTGGACTTCTTCGCCGAACTCGACGACCGCGGGAACTTCAACCCGGTCGAGTCCACCTCGGCCGCGGTCGAGACGGGGCGGACGCCCATCAGCATCGACTGGGACTACGTCAACCTCGACTACGCGGAACGGTTCCGTGACAAGGGCCTGGACTGGCAGGTCGCGATCCCCTTCGACGGCAGCTTCGCCCAGTACTACGCCCTGGCCGTCAACAGGGACGCCCCCCATCCGGCGGCCGCCCGGCTCTGGCAGGAGTACCTGTTCAGCGCGGCGGGGCAGAACCTCCGGCTCAAAGGCTATGCCCGCCCGGTCCTGATGGAGGCCATGCGCGAGGACGGCACCCTCGACGAGGCCGCCGCGGCGATGCTGCCGACGGTGGAGGGCGAGCCGCAGTTCCCCACGGACGCACAACTGCAGAAGGCGAGGGTGACGGTGGACCGGGGCTGGGCGAAGGCCGTGGGGGGCTGA